The Engystomops pustulosus chromosome 2, aEngPut4.maternal, whole genome shotgun sequence genomic interval gtggataccaaatttgtataggttttataatgttttcatacatttaaaaaaattaaaacctcctgtacaaaaaatttttttttgattttgccatcttctggcagcaataactttttcatactttggtgtacgaagctgtgggcggtgtcatttttgcgacttttgatggcgttttcattgctatcatttttaggactgtgcgactttttgatcactttttattaatttttttatattttccaaaatggcaaaaaaatttcattttttactttggacgctattttccgttacggggttaaacgcagtgaaaaaaacgttattatattttgatagatcggacattttcggacgtggcgatacctaatgtgtttatgatttttactgtttattaatattcatatcagttctagggaaaggggggtgatttgaatttttaggtttttttattataattttttttttttaaacttttttttacttttactatttttcagactccctagggtactgctgatagcacattgtaatgaatgggttaaaacgagacagcttcgggccttcgtgagacccgaagctgtcatggcaacggatcaccgctccccgtgacgtcatcggggagcgaagatccgcggcaAGTTGGtggcaccatctttttgaagcctccggcagcattgcggcggcaatatgcaatatgcatcaaagacttaccggctatggagagagctcggcccggcgagtcctctccatgcaccgggactcggcgcgcgccgtactagtacggtgcgcGTCGGGAAGGGTTAAACAAGCAGCAACTGCAACAAGGAACCAATTTGCTAATAAAGCAACTCAAACAATTGCTTGGGCCCCAGAAATGGGGTGGGGGTTCACACAGTGGTGCAATGCAGTGGGAAGCAGAAAACGGAGGCATCATGCAAGATGGAAGCCACTAAGGGGAAGTTCTGGCACACTTAGGTATTACAGAAATGCCTCACAGATGGGGAAAGAAATCAAATCAATACTATAGCTTTATCTGTATATAATTCCCAGATGCCTTGTTTTTCCTATAGCCACTGATTACACTTGTCTTGCTGCTTTCTGTGTCAcaaacagggggagatttatcagtgtctgagaacagaactgttctagttgctcatgaaaACCAATAAGAGGTCAGTtttcattttagaaactgctgttggaaaatgaaatttacagtttttctctcagacacttctgaaagTGTCTCCCCCATAATGTATGTAAAGTATCATTATAGTGTCATAAGTAATAATTAGataattgtgcaaaaaaaaaaaattaaatagtggGGCCTGTAGTGTtacacctaatactacagatgTAAGACAGCACCATCTTGTGGTAGATTTATGTTAGTGCAGCTTACCATGGACTCGGATTGCAGACTACCTCCTAACACTTTCTTTAGATTATTTTGTTGATGTGTATGTAGAAGTGTatggtaaaatacatttttttttttacaaattttaaaaattttttacattttctaaaaaGTATCAAAATTAAAAACGAAAAAAATCTGACAGTCCTAAAGAACCTGAGAATTTCTCTTTTTTGAGCATATATGCTCCAGTGGAATAGATAGTTTAGACAGGAGTTCAAGTGACCTAGTAACCTGTGACCTTCAAGTGTAGTATGAAGTGCAATTGAAATATTATGTGTTACAATTGGTGGGTGGAGGTATTAGTAATACATGCCATGTATGATCTCAAATACCCTCCCATATACAGATATGTTAACTACCTGCCCTACATATATGagcagggtcagactggggtgtctgtggcctaccagagaaattgattctgggggcccactctaCTGCTACCTAGAAATATTCCCTTTTTTACAGTggctgcattaaccccttaaggacggagggttttccggctcatttctcgctttccaacttcaaaaatccataactttttaatttttccgtgtacagacctgtgtgagggcttattttgtgcgtaacaaattttactttcccgtaatgttatttattttaacatgccgtgtactgtgaagctgaaaaaaaattccaaatgtggaaaaattgaaaaaaaaccgcacgtgcgtcacgttcttgtgggctcagtttttacgactttcactcttcgctccaaataatacacctactttattctttggttcggtgcgatcgcggtgataccaaatttatacaggttttattgtgttttaatacattttcaaaaattaaacgaatgtgtacaaaaaagaaaaaaaattttttgccatcttctgacgctaataactttttcatactttggcgcacagagatgtgtgaggggtcattttttgcgaaatgaggcgacgttttcattgctaccattttgaggtctgtgcgacattttgatcattttttatttcattttttatgttatgtaaaaaggtgtaaaagtcgcatttcggacatttgggcgccatttcccgcctcggaggtcaccgccggccgtaaccgtttttatattttgatagatcgggcattttgggacgcggtgatacctaatgtgtttgtgatttttactgtttattatgttttatatccgttctagggaaaggggggtgatttgaacttttaatattttattaattttttttattttttaaactttttttttaattttttttttcactatcttttagaccatctagggtacattaaccctagatggtcagatcgttcctaccatatactgcaatacttctgtattgcaatatatggcatttttgcagcacattcattacaatgagccactggctcattgtaacgaatctgcagctgccagatagcctcgtgtcaaaagaagacacgaggctaccatggcaaccgatcgccgccccccgatgacgttcgggggcgtggcgatcggaaaaaagatggcggcgcccacgcgccgccgtcttttaaacgccgctggCGGCTTTGCcagcggcgttgaaggggttaatagccgcgatcggtgcaagcaccgaccgcggttattagcggtgggggttttgtgcaatatgcaaaaacccccacctttgtatgaagaggactcagcccgtgagccctcttcatacatcccttatacctctgcgccgtagagctacggcgcagagcgttaaggggttaatgacagtTCATCTCCTCCGTATTCTCGCTGCACCACATAAAAAAGACAAGGCACTgacattatagaaatagtctaAATAGTTACTCAGAAGTAGGATTTAGAACCTCACATGCGACGTGTCTTATACTTTGGGTACTGAACTGAACTACGACTTCTAACTTCCAATTAATCTATTCATCTACACAGTCTTACAGTGCTTctacttattatgttttatataatgctctccctagttattcttcttatatttagtgcccctcttatcaaatatttatataaaagacTTAATAAATTttatactcctattctgtatacaagggcacagcacagtagtgtgctactactcctatcctgtataaataagTACAGTactctactactactcctatcctgtagacaggagcacagcacagtactacttctcctaagctgtatatatgagcacagcacagtatcactactcctatcctgtatatatgagcacagcacagtatcactactcctatcctgtatatatggccatagcacagtactactactgctatcctgtatatatgggcacagtacactactactacaGTCCTGTAATGGTTTCCCATACCATTTATAGTACTGCAATGACCCCTGCTCTGTCTTCATATACGTCACAGCTGTGTATACtctgacatacagcataaaccttCCTGTCTTCCAATAAGCCAGACTGTTGTGGTTATGTAGTCCAACTTTATTGCTCCAACAGGTTGACAACTGAACAGTGAGGATTTGGATATTCAGATGTCTGTTTAATGGTAAAACTGAAACAAGCACATATAAGTAATCAGAATAAAGTACAGATCTATAATCCTGCAAGAACAGTAGGAATAcatttacatgtatataacataatgtATGCTAGCCAGTCTACTTACAAAGCATTACAGTTCATTAACAGTAACTGAGTTCATAGACTATAACATTATTTTACACCTCTTACCAGCTATGCTGTTCACAAGGAATAAAAAGGAGAAAATATATGGCGGGTAGAATGACTAAGATGGAGAGTGTTTGATCTCCCCAAAGTACAGTCTCAAAATGGTGGAAGCTCCCACAATGCATTTCACCTACTACCAATAAGATTGCATTAAGTCATaggtcacatgacaatgacaTAAGCATTAGACAATTACATGTTTTACAACTAATAACAAtaacagctgacagccactaGGCGGCGTACTAACCAAAAATTAAACATTATAATGATCAATGTGGTCAACAATGCTTTCCACCTTATGCCCTCATTGAAGGGCAGAACACTCCCCGCTTGACATCATTGGATGTCACCACTAGAGTCTTCAGATGAGAACAAAAATGTCAGTTCACCCACTGGTCTGAGGAATATTTTGGTTCCATCTTTTCTCCATACTTTGACTTCTGCCTTACGAACACTACCATCTTCACTTGGTATAGTTCTGGTGACAAGGCCCACAGACCACTCATTTCTGGGTAACTGAGAATCCTTCATGAGTACAACATCTCCCAGCTTGAGATTGGGTTTGGTGGTTTGCCACTTTCTTCTATGTTGCAGAATAGGGAGGTACTGCTTTCTCCATCTGTCCCAGAAGGTGTTTGCAAGACTTTGTACTTGCTTCCATTGGCATCGGTACATGTCTTTAGAATTGAATTCTCCCATAGGAGCGCTAGGTGTTGTAGTCTTCTGCGTAAGCAGCTTGGTTGGAGTGAGAAGAGATGGATCATTCGGATCACTCAAAATTGCAGTCAAGGGTCTGGCATTTATGATGGCTGAAACTTCTGCCAGAAAGGTTGTTAAGCTCTCATGAGTAAGCCTTGTAGAGCCCACCTGAGTGAGAATAGAGTCCAAGATTCTTCTTGCTAGGCCTATCATTCTTTCCCACACTCCTCCCATGTGTGAAGAGTGTGGCGGATTGAAGGTCCATGTGCATCCTTGTTCACTCAAGTACCTTTCAACCCTAAGAGTGTCAAGATTGCAAGGAATGTTTAGTGTTCTGACGGCTCCTACAAAGTTTGATCCTCGGTCAGAGCGTATGTGCTTCACTGGTCCTCTGATGGCAATGAAGCGCCTGAGGGCGTTTATAAAGCTAGAAGTGTCCATTGATTCGATTACCTCAATGTGAATAGCTCTAATAGACATGCAGGTGAAAAGTACTGCCCACCGTTTGCAGTTTGATTCATTCTTTCTGGTACGTCGAGTAGATATTGTCCAGGGACCGAAGACATCAAGGCCAACATTAGTAAATGGAGGAACCATGCTGAGTCTGTCAATCGGGAGATTGGCCATCTTTTGAGTCTGAAACATACCACGGAGCTTACGACAAATGACACAGTTAAAGATAACCTTGCTCACACATCTCTTGCCTCCAACTATCCATATCCCAGCGACTCGAAGAGCTCCTTCGGTAAGTAATCGTccttgatgttttgtttgatcATGAAAATGTTGCACAAGCAATGTGGCAATATGGTGATGAGCCGGAATTATTATAGGGTGTTTCTCTGCAAAGTCTAAACTGGCTTCCTTAAGCCTACCCCCCACTCTCAACAATCCATCGTTGTCCATAAATGGGTCCAGTTTCCATAAGGGGCTGACATTAGAGATATTTTTATGTTTAGCAATGTTTTCAATTTCTTTTACATAGGTCTCTTGTTGTACCAAACGAAGGATTGCATGCTTTGACTGCTCTAAATTGGAGACTGAGTAGGCATGAGTACAGTGATGCCATCCCTTACAGCTGTCTTTAATCTTTGATGCAGTAGACTTGTAAGAATGAGCTATATGTACTAAACAGGTGATGGCTCGGACAAGTGACTTCCAAGTCAAAAATTTCTTGAAACGATCGCTCTTTAAGTGACTTTCTGAAGTTATTGTATGTAGAGTAGATACCTGAGGACGGATTTCTGCATCAGCGTCTGCATCCACTAGCTCATACATGTCAAGAGTGGTAGAACTGTGCCTGGAATCATACAAGAAGGTTGGACCGGTGAACCATATTGTGTCTTCGAGACAATTAGCTGCAACTGGCCTGGTTGCTTGGTCAGCAGGGTTGTGATCTGTGGGTACAAAATGCCATTGTTTTGGAGAGGTAGACCTCCGAATTCTCAGTACTCTGTTGCTGACGTAAACATAGAAACGCCTACTCTCGTTGCAAATATACCCCAGGACTACTTTGCTGTCAGTGTAGAACTCAACATCTTCAATCTTGATGTTCATTTCAGTAGCAATGAGCTCCGCTAGTTCGACTGCCAGTACAGCGGCACAGAGTTCTAGCCTGGGAATTGTAAGTTCAGGGAGTGGTGCTAGCTTTGCTTTACCCATGACAAACCCAATACGGCATTTTCCTAGGTTATCCACAGTCTTTAGGTAAGCCACTGCGGCAATTGCTTTAACAGAAGCATCGCTGAAGACACACAGTTTCTGCACTTTAACATCTTTAGATGGCACAGGAGCGTAAGGGCGTGCAACATGAAGGGTAGCTAAGAACTTTAGTGAACTTTTCCACTTCAACCACAGCTCTGACTTTTCAATGGGCAGTGGGTCGTCCCAGTCAGATGTCTCACGAGTTAAATCTCGTAATATCGCTTTCCCCTGTATGAGGATAGGAGCTACAAAACCTAGTGGGTCATACAAACTGCTTATAGTTGACAAGACACCTCTGCGAGTGAAGGGCTTTTCTTCTCCGCTGATTTGGAAGGTGAAGGTATCAAACTTTAAATCCCAAAGGAGACCAAGGCTGCGTTGCATAGGGAGGAAATCTGTACCTAAATCTAAGTCCTTCAAGTCATTTGCGTGGTCTTGTGTAGGAAACGCTTCCAATAACTTTTGACTATTGGAAGCTATTTTATGCAACCTTAAGTTAGAAGAAGCGAGCATTTTTTGAGTTCTACTAAGGAGACTGATTGCTGATTCATCTGTGGGCATTGACTTCAAGCAGTCGTCCACATAGAAGTCTTTCTCAATAAAGAGCCTAATATCTGACCCATACTTCTGTTCACCTTCTTGGGCAGACTGTCTGAGACCATAAATGGCGACAGCAGGGGAAGGGCTGTTGCCAAAGACATGCACCTTCATCCGATACTCTGTGATACCTTTAGAGGGGTCATTGTCTTTGTACCAAAAGAATCGTAAAAAAATTCTGTGTTCTTTTTTAACAAGGAAACAGTAGAACATTTGCTGAATGTCTGCCGTGAATGCAACAGAGTCTTTGCGGAAGCGAAGAAGAACCCCTAAGAGTCTGTTATTGAGGTCCGGACCGGACAATAAAACATCATTTAATGAGACACCGTTATATTTGGCACTAGAGTCAAATACCACCCTGATTTGACCTGGTTTCTTAGGGTGATATACCCCGAAGATGGGTAAGTACCAGCATTCTTCAGAATCCTTCAGGGTGGGAGCTA includes:
- the LOC140118015 gene encoding uncharacterized protein, with the protein product MCLSLPTILECNQIPDNRSEIPTPDVAAQHSHLKRLAHVIPKLDPEAQIVLLLGRDILRVHKARAQINGPHSAPYAQKLDLGWVIVGDVCLNGMHKPISINCMHTNILESGRPSIFQKCQNKFLIKELTYSTPLTCTSAGLPCDNHPCEHDQDHLGCTVFHREKNDQQMALSFEDRLFLDIMKKEITKDESNNWIAPLPFKLQRQPFPNNRELAYRRFVSLKHNLEKKPEMRDQFFTFMEKIFENKHAEVAPTLKDSEECWYLPIFGVYHPKKPGQIRVVFDSSAKYNGVSLNDVLLSGPDLNNRLLGVLLRFRKDSVAFTADIQQMFYCFLVKKEHRIFLRFFWYKDNDPSKGITEYRMKVHVFGNSPSPAVAIYGLRQSAQEGEQKYGSDIRLFIEKDFYVDDCLKSMPTDESAISLLSRTQKMLASSNLRLHKIASNSQKLLEAFPTQDHANDLKDLDLGTDFLPMQRSLGLLWDLKFDTFTFQISGEEKPFTRRGVLSTISSLYDPLGFVAPILIQGKAILRDLTRETSDWDDPLPIEKSELWLKWKSSLKFLATLHVARPYAPVPSKDVKVQKLCVFSDASVKAIAAVAYLKTVDNLGKCRIGFVMGKAKLAPLPELTIPRLELCAAVLAVELAELIATEMNIKIEDVEFYTDSKVVLGYICNESRRFYVYVSNRVLRIRRSTSPKQWHFVPTDHNPADQATRPVAANCLEDTIWFTGPTFLYDSRHSSTTLDMYELVDADADAEIRPQVSTLHTITSESHLKSDRFKKFLTWKSLVRAITCLVHIAHSYKSTASKIKDSCKGWHHCTHAYSVSNLEQSKHAILRLVQQETYVKEIENIAKHKNISNVSPLWKLDPFMDNDGLLRVGGRLKEASLDFAEKHPIIIPAHHHIATLLVQHFHDQTKHQGRLLTEGALRVAGIWIVGGKRCVSKVIFNCVICRKLRGMFQTQKMANLPIDRLSMVPPFTNVGLDVFGPWTISTRRTRKNESNCKRWAVLFTCMSIRAIHIEVIESMDTSSFINALRRFIAIRGPVKHIRSDRGSNFVGAVRTLNIPCNLDTLRVERYLSEQGCTWTFNPPHSSHMGGVWERMIGLARRILDSILTQVGSTRLTHESLTTFLAEVSAIINARPLTAILSDPNDPSLLTPTKLLTQKTTTPSAPMGEFNSKDMYRCQWKQVQSLANTFWDRWRKQYLPILQHRRKWQTTKPNLKLGDVVLMKDSQLPRNEWSVGLVTRTIPSEDGSVRKAEVKVWRKDGTKIFLRPVGELTFLFSSEDSSGDIQ